In Candidatus Sericytochromatia bacterium, the genomic stretch TACGGCTACATCCGACAGTACGCCAAGTTGCTCGGCCTGGACGGCGGTGCCTTGGTGGCGCAATTTCAGCAATTCGAGAAGGCCGCCGAAGCTCCGCGAAGCGACAGGCCAGGCCTGCCGGAAACGGTCGCCGACGGGCTGGCGTTCTTGCGCCCCCTGAAGCCCACCGCCGCCGAGGGCGAGTTACCCTCCGGCGGCAGCGAGAGCCCTCCGATGCTGGACTTTCCCGCCTTGACCAACCCGAGTGCCTCGACGCGCCAACTGCGTGCCGCCTCGGCGCCCGTTCAGGACTCCTTTCCTGCGCCCACGCTCCCGGCGCCCCTCCTGGCCAAGATGCCCGGCGACGTGCCGAGCGCGACCTCTTCCCCGACGCTCGATCTGATGGAAGCGCGGGCCCAGGCCCAGCAGATCGTGCTGGCTGCGGAACGGGAGGCGCGCCAGCTGGTGCGCGGAGCCGAGGGGTACGCTGACGAGGTGCTGGGGCAGCTTGAGGCCGAGGTGGGGTCAGTGCTTCAGATCATCCAAAACGGCCGAAACTTTCTCGCCGCTCGCCGTCGCCAGGCGCCCGTGGGGCATGAGCGGGGATTGCGGTGATCCACGTGCCGAGAAGCCTGATGGGC encodes the following:
- a CDS encoding helix-turn-helix domain-containing protein, with product MTDVCQLLRETRLSKGLTLDEVAQRTYIKLHYLEALEEGRMDRLPAMVHTYGYIRQYAKLLGLDGGALVAQFQQFEKAAEAPRSDRPGLPETVADGLAFLRPLKPTAAEGELPSGGSESPPMLDFPALTNPSASTRQLRAASAPVQDSFPAPTLPAPLLAKMPGDVPSATSSPTLDLMEARAQAQQIVLAAEREARQLVRGAEGYADEVLGQLEAEVGSVLQIIQNGRNFLAARRRQAPVGHERGLR